A region of uncultured Desulfobacter sp. DNA encodes the following proteins:
- the def gene encoding peptide deformylase, producing the protein MAILDIVTFPEPSLKKVSEPVETIDDELKTLIENMGETMFHDAGVGLAAPQVGVNRRVVVYDPNAGEEQKDPEDKTFTALINPEILSKSKETFTSENEGCLSIVDYRSDVKRHSSVTVRAMNLDGETIEFEAHGLMSVIMQHEIDHLDGILFIDRISALKRTMYKKKRLKQLKNEQ; encoded by the coding sequence ATCCTTGAAAAAGGTATCAGAACCAGTAGAAACCATTGATGATGAGTTGAAAACGCTTATTGAAAATATGGGCGAGACCATGTTTCATGATGCGGGTGTAGGCCTTGCCGCCCCCCAGGTCGGGGTGAACCGCCGGGTTGTTGTATATGACCCCAATGCAGGAGAGGAACAAAAGGATCCCGAGGATAAAACCTTTACTGCACTGATCAATCCTGAAATCCTGTCCAAATCCAAAGAGACCTTCACTTCTGAAAACGAAGGGTGTTTAAGTATTGTTGACTACCGCTCTGATGTTAAGCGACATTCAAGCGTCACTGTACGGGCCATGAATCTGGACGGTGAAACCATTGAATTTGAAGCCCACGGACTTATGTCCGTTATCATGCAGCATGAGATTGACCACCTTGACGGAATTCTGTTTATTGACAGGATTTCTGCATTGAAGCGGACCATGTATAAGAAAAAACGATTAAAGCAATTAAAAAACGAACAATGA
- the fmt gene encoding methionyl-tRNA formyltransferase, giving the protein MKNTRIVFMGTPEFSVPALQALAKEPGFDILLVVTQPDRPKGRGKKLSPSAVKEAATGLGIEVYQPEKINTPEGLKLISDLEPDYFVVVAFGQILSRQMLDIPKTYPINIHASLLPKYRGASPIQAAVLNMDDQTGVTTMVMAEKMDAGDILLMETTPVDPQETAPMLHDRLAQIGAHLIVKTIHAIEQGKVTPAPQDHSKATYVSMLKKSDGRIDWQRSTKAVCAHINAMTPWPGAFTELDGKRLKIFKAVPSSLSMQASALPGTIVASNEEGLFVAAADGVVQVLELMGSSGKRLDAAAFLCGNKIEPLTCFE; this is encoded by the coding sequence ATGAAAAATACCCGCATCGTTTTCATGGGAACCCCGGAATTTTCTGTCCCGGCTCTACAAGCCCTGGCAAAAGAACCGGGGTTTGACATTTTACTGGTAGTGACCCAGCCGGACCGGCCCAAAGGCCGCGGAAAAAAACTTAGCCCCTCCGCAGTGAAAGAGGCCGCAACAGGCCTTGGCATTGAAGTGTACCAGCCCGAAAAAATAAATACCCCTGAGGGGCTCAAGCTCATTTCAGATCTTGAGCCGGACTATTTTGTCGTGGTTGCCTTTGGACAGATTCTTTCACGGCAGATGCTTGATATTCCCAAAACCTACCCCATAAACATCCATGCCTCCCTTTTGCCCAAATACCGGGGCGCATCCCCCATCCAGGCAGCGGTATTAAATATGGATGACCAAACCGGCGTAACCACTATGGTCATGGCTGAAAAAATGGATGCCGGGGACATTCTGCTGATGGAAACAACCCCTGTGGATCCCCAGGAGACGGCGCCCATGCTGCACGACAGGTTGGCACAAATTGGTGCGCATCTAATTGTAAAGACCATCCACGCCATTGAACAGGGCAAGGTTACCCCTGCCCCCCAGGATCATTCAAAAGCGACCTATGTGTCCATGCTCAAAAAGTCAGACGGACGCATTGACTGGCAAAGATCAACCAAGGCTGTCTGCGCCCATATCAATGCCATGACACCCTGGCCCGGGGCCTTTACGGAACTTGACGGCAAACGCCTTAAAATTTTTAAGGCTGTCCCATCATCCTTATCCATGCAGGCGTCCGCTTTACCCGGCACTATTGTCGCCAGCAATGAGGAAGGCCTGTTTGTGGCGGCAGCAGATGGTGTTGTCCAGGTGCTTGAACTGATGGGAAGTTCAGGAAAACGTCTTGATGCCGCCGCATTTCTTTGTGGCAATAAAATTGAACCCCTGACCTGTTTTGAGTAA
- the rsmB gene encoding 16S rRNA (cytosine(967)-C(5))-methyltransferase RsmB, with protein MTSDPRYIAYTLIEAGQKLTLPLDRAVEDAAQQLESLSQKDKGLCHAIVFGVFRHRGRIDQLIGHCSKLAFDKIDPKVKTILRLGVFQIVFLDRVPDFAAINTTIELAKSVCGKKASGFINAVLRNIARSHQEIALPCSDKNLTGHLAAAFSIPPWLGKRWVERYGTEKTLALGRALMDLPPFTLRINPRKTSREDLMANFEYAGIKTKATHFSPLGLQVQASGVAVPDLPGFHEGLFLIQDEAAQLAVQLLGPKPGENILDACAGLGTKTIHMALEMENKGNITANDTGENKALRLESEALRLNIDNIRTTHVDMARAGFTDFSFYFDRVLVDAPCTGLGVLARNPDSRWKRNLKDISRMAALQKKILNGAANVVAPGGILVYAVCSCEPEETTQLIQRFLEKRKDFSPDPSGFGAQLPFFCESGENTFEKTTFPDHLEMDGFFMARMRRNKKEQ; from the coding sequence ATGACATCTGATCCACGCTATATCGCATATACCCTGATTGAAGCCGGGCAAAAGCTGACCCTGCCCCTTGACCGCGCCGTTGAGGATGCGGCTCAACAGCTTGAAAGCCTGAGTCAAAAGGACAAAGGCCTTTGCCACGCCATTGTGTTCGGAGTGTTCAGGCACCGGGGACGCATTGATCAATTGATCGGCCACTGCTCCAAACTTGCCTTTGACAAAATTGATCCCAAGGTAAAAACAATATTGCGGCTTGGGGTGTTCCAGATCGTTTTTTTGGACAGGGTGCCTGATTTTGCAGCCATCAATACCACGATTGAACTTGCAAAATCCGTATGCGGCAAAAAGGCATCCGGTTTTATTAATGCTGTTTTGCGCAATATAGCCAGATCGCACCAAGAGATCGCCCTGCCCTGTTCAGATAAAAACCTCACCGGACATCTTGCTGCGGCCTTTTCCATACCACCCTGGCTCGGTAAACGCTGGGTGGAAAGATATGGCACAGAAAAGACCCTGGCCCTGGGCCGCGCATTGATGGATTTGCCCCCGTTTACACTGAGGATCAACCCGCGCAAAACCAGCCGGGAGGATCTGATGGCAAATTTTGAATATGCTGGGATCAAAACAAAGGCAACACACTTCAGTCCCCTGGGACTCCAGGTGCAGGCATCCGGCGTTGCCGTTCCTGATCTGCCCGGATTTCATGAGGGTCTATTCCTAATCCAGGATGAAGCTGCCCAGCTTGCCGTGCAGCTTTTAGGACCCAAACCCGGCGAAAATATTCTGGATGCCTGTGCAGGCTTAGGCACCAAAACCATACACATGGCCCTTGAAATGGAAAACAAAGGCAACATTACAGCCAATGACACCGGCGAAAACAAAGCCCTGCGACTTGAAAGCGAAGCCCTGCGACTGAATATTGACAATATTCGCACCACCCATGTGGACATGGCCCGGGCCGGGTTTACAGATTTTTCATTCTATTTTGACAGAGTACTTGTGGATGCGCCCTGTACGGGTTTGGGTGTCCTTGCCAGAAACCCGGACAGCCGCTGGAAAAGAAATTTAAAAGACATTTCCCGCATGGCAGCCCTGCAAAAAAAAATCCTTAACGGCGCCGCCAATGTGGTGGCCCCCGGCGGCATACTGGTATACGCGGTCTGCTCCTGCGAACCCGAAGAGACAACCCAGCTGATTCAGCGGTTCTTAGAGAAAAGAAAAGATTTTTCCCCGGATCCTTCAGGCTTTGGAGCGCAGCTGCCCTTTTTCTGCGAATCCGGGGAGAACACATTTGAAAAAACAACTTTTCCTGACCATCTTGAAATGGACGGTTTTTTCATGGCCAGGATGAGACGCAACAAAAAAGAACAATAA
- the rpe gene encoding ribulose-phosphate 3-epimerase, producing the protein MTLIAPSILSADFTRLGEEVKAVETAGADWIHIDVMDGQFVPNISYGPIVVEACKRATNLALDVHLMIETPDARVPDFAKAGADYISVHAEACPHLHRSLQLIKSLNVKAGVALNPATPLSSIEYVIDMLDFVLIMSVNPGFGGQKFINSSIAKITALSKMLADAGSNAIIQVDGGVNNDTIGGVSRAGAHCFVAGSAIFNTPDYKKTIDGLRELS; encoded by the coding sequence ATGACACTGATCGCCCCTTCTATTCTGTCGGCTGATTTCACCCGTTTGGGGGAAGAGGTTAAAGCGGTTGAAACCGCAGGTGCTGACTGGATTCACATTGATGTCATGGACGGACAGTTTGTACCCAATATTTCCTACGGCCCCATTGTGGTAGAGGCCTGCAAACGCGCCACCAACCTGGCGCTGGACGTTCACCTGATGATTGAGACCCCGGATGCCAGGGTCCCTGATTTTGCCAAAGCAGGAGCCGACTACATCAGCGTCCATGCCGAAGCATGCCCACATCTGCACCGAAGTCTTCAGCTGATAAAAAGCTTAAACGTCAAGGCCGGCGTTGCCCTGAACCCGGCGACGCCACTGTCATCCATCGAATATGTCATTGATATGCTGGATTTTGTCCTCATCATGAGTGTCAATCCCGGTTTTGGAGGCCAGAAGTTCATCAATTCCAGCATAGCTAAAATCACCGCGTTGTCTAAAATGCTGGCTGATGCGGGCTCCAATGCCATTATCCAGGTGGACGGCGGCGTAAACAACGATACCATCGGGGGTGTGAGCCGGGCCGGTGCCCACTGTTTTGTGGCCGGTTCTGCCATCTTTAACACCCCTGACTATAAAAAAACCATCGACGGCCTTCGCGAGCTTTCTTGA
- a CDS encoding ACT domain-containing protein, protein MNKMIISVLAKDRPGIIASVTADLCDLGCNLKNVNQMILQNQFAGFFVVQAPEGVSCETISRELTLKEEDQGLTIHVRSLEEEPQEPVAETEIFLITTSGPDQKGLVAQLSAIIASFGANIVNLKAVFMGGSNPNENVMSYQVLITKQIDAPAMFAALREKARELNLDIRIQHKNIFDVTNKI, encoded by the coding sequence ATGAACAAAATGATAATTTCTGTCCTGGCCAAAGACCGGCCGGGCATCATCGCAAGCGTCACTGCAGATCTGTGCGATCTGGGGTGCAACCTTAAAAACGTCAACCAGATGATACTTCAAAACCAGTTTGCCGGCTTCTTTGTAGTCCAGGCACCCGAAGGCGTATCCTGTGAAACCATCAGCCGGGAACTGACCCTGAAAGAGGAAGACCAGGGACTGACCATCCATGTCAGATCCCTTGAGGAAGAGCCCCAGGAACCTGTGGCGGAGACGGAAATTTTTCTAATTACCACCTCAGGTCCCGACCAAAAAGGTCTTGTGGCTCAACTATCCGCCATTATAGCAAGTTTCGGCGCCAATATCGTCAACCTCAAAGCCGTGTTCATGGGCGGCTCCAATCCCAATGAAAATGTTATGTCCTATCAGGTTCTGATAACCAAACAGATAGATGCCCCTGCCATGTTTGCCGCTCTCAGGGAAAAAGCCAGGGAACTGAACCTGGACATCCGTATCCAGCATAAAAATATTTTTGACGTGACCAACAAGATATAA
- a CDS encoding PFL family protein — translation MFEDQEIISTIEMVKNEKLDVRAVTLGISLFDCISHDLNVFKKNIREKIIGHASTLVETCDQVGDKYGIKVVNKRISISPIALVGASFSSEQMVEIAHELNDIAKTVHVDFIGGFSALVEKGIARGDQALIDAIPQALATTQRICASVNVATTKAGINMDAVLAMSRAIKKAAALTADQDGLACAKLCVFSNIPQDMPFMAGAYLGVGQADAVINVGVSGPGVVKRAIERNLSQKRLRLGQIAEIIKRTACKVTRVGELIGREVADILNIRFGVVDLSLAPTPTVGDSVGEIFQALGLSHIGVPGSTAALAMLNDAVKKGGAFASSHVGGLSGAFIPVSEDLNIAEAAQKGFLSVEKLEAMTCVCSVGLDMVAVPGDITEQVLAGIIADEMAIGMINAKTTATRIIPVPGKKAGDNVMFGGLLGKATIMNVPHLDLKDIFVEYGGHIPAPIHSLKN, via the coding sequence GTGTTTGAAGATCAGGAAATTATCTCCACCATAGAGATGGTAAAAAATGAAAAGCTGGACGTACGGGCAGTTACCTTGGGAATCAGCCTGTTTGACTGTATTTCCCATGATCTGAACGTGTTCAAAAAAAATATCCGCGAAAAGATCATCGGCCATGCATCCACGCTGGTGGAGACCTGCGACCAGGTGGGAGACAAATACGGAATCAAGGTGGTCAACAAACGAATCTCCATCTCCCCCATAGCCCTGGTAGGTGCATCTTTTTCATCTGAGCAGATGGTGGAGATCGCCCATGAACTCAATGACATCGCAAAAACCGTGCATGTGGATTTCATCGGCGGATTTTCAGCTCTTGTGGAAAAAGGCATTGCCAGAGGGGATCAGGCTCTCATTGACGCTATCCCCCAGGCGCTTGCCACCACCCAGAGGATCTGCGCGTCTGTAAACGTGGCCACCACCAAGGCCGGAATCAATATGGATGCTGTTCTGGCCATGTCCAGGGCCATTAAAAAAGCCGCGGCCCTCACTGCAGATCAAGACGGTCTGGCCTGTGCCAAGCTGTGCGTGTTTTCAAACATCCCCCAGGACATGCCTTTTATGGCAGGCGCCTATCTTGGGGTGGGCCAGGCTGATGCTGTGATCAATGTCGGTGTTTCCGGACCCGGGGTGGTCAAACGCGCCATTGAAAGAAATCTGTCCCAGAAGCGCTTGCGCCTTGGTCAAATTGCCGAAATCATCAAACGCACGGCCTGCAAGGTTACCCGGGTGGGAGAACTCATTGGCCGCGAGGTGGCAGACATCCTTAACATCCGGTTTGGCGTGGTGGATCTCTCCCTTGCACCGACCCCCACGGTGGGTGACAGTGTGGGTGAAATATTCCAGGCCTTAGGTCTTTCCCATATTGGTGTGCCAGGATCCACTGCGGCCTTGGCCATGCTCAATGATGCGGTGAAAAAAGGAGGGGCCTTTGCATCATCCCATGTAGGCGGCCTGTCCGGAGCCTTTATTCCTGTCAGTGAAGACTTGAACATTGCCGAGGCTGCCCAAAAAGGGTTTCTCTCCGTAGAAAAACTTGAAGCCATGACCTGTGTCTGTTCCGTGGGACTGGATATGGTGGCGGTGCCCGGAGATATAACAGAACAGGTGTTGGCCGGCATCATTGCAGATGAAATGGCCATCGGCATGATCAATGCAAAAACAACGGCCACACGCATTATCCCGGTACCCGGCAAAAAAGCGGGAGACAACGTCATGTTCGGCGGGCTTCTGGGCAAGGCCACCATCATGAATGTGCCCCACCTTGACTTAAAAGATATTTTTGTGGAATATGGCGGACACATCCCCGCCCCCATTCACAGCCTCAAGAATTAG
- a CDS encoding MFS transporter has translation MSATQGPGQLPQGERIDYKIVLVLSLVHFTGDFYSSFFTPLLPAFKAKLCLTLTQVGLITGTVRFLSFVVQPVVGYLADRYETRWFVLLGLFLVFFFIPFSGIAPSYWILLAILCLGSFGSSMFHPSTSGMVNLYAGNQAGFAQSIFNTGGTLAFALGPVFITWYVSRYGLSAMPWTMLLGLVSYIFCLKYMPKPLSENMAGLGFLNSLKHTFGKVYKAVFLIWLTMVLRAVVGQTFLTFMPIHLTLNGHALPSVGVIIALFTIAGTLSGLTAGYCADRFGFKPVFFVSYLLMPPTLLMFLYMPGLWTYAGSFLSGFFVLAPMPLGVVMAQKLAPGSRAMAASLMMGLAYGLGGVIAPGIGWLADIFGLTIVLQCTAFVPLVCLVPIALFPKIR, from the coding sequence ATGAGCGCCACCCAAGGCCCGGGCCAGTTGCCCCAGGGGGAGAGAATTGATTATAAAATTGTCCTGGTCTTAAGCCTAGTCCATTTTACAGGGGATTTTTACTCTTCCTTTTTCACCCCTTTGCTGCCGGCATTCAAGGCCAAGCTGTGTCTGACCCTGACCCAGGTGGGCCTGATTACCGGCACCGTGCGCTTTCTATCCTTTGTGGTGCAGCCGGTGGTGGGGTATCTGGCTGACAGGTACGAAACACGCTGGTTTGTGCTTCTCGGATTGTTTCTGGTCTTTTTTTTCATTCCTTTTTCCGGTATTGCACCCAGTTACTGGATACTGCTTGCCATCCTTTGCCTGGGGTCTTTTGGCTCCTCCATGTTCCACCCCTCCACGTCGGGTATGGTGAATCTATATGCCGGCAACCAGGCAGGCTTTGCACAGTCTATTTTCAATACCGGAGGAACCCTGGCCTTTGCTTTGGGGCCTGTGTTCATTACCTGGTATGTAAGCCGGTATGGGCTGTCCGCCATGCCCTGGACTATGCTTCTGGGGCTTGTGTCCTATATATTCTGCCTGAAATATATGCCCAAACCTCTGTCCGAGAATATGGCAGGATTGGGCTTTTTAAACAGTTTAAAGCACACCTTTGGCAAGGTGTATAAAGCGGTTTTTTTAATCTGGCTGACCATGGTGCTGCGTGCGGTTGTGGGCCAGACCTTTTTAACCTTCATGCCCATCCACCTGACCCTTAACGGCCATGCGCTGCCTTCTGTGGGGGTAATCATTGCGCTCTTCACCATTGCCGGGACCTTGTCCGGACTGACGGCAGGCTATTGCGCAGACCGGTTCGGGTTCAAGCCTGTCTTTTTTGTGTCATACCTGCTGATGCCGCCCACACTTTTGATGTTTTTATACATGCCTGGGTTATGGACTTACGCGGGCTCGTTTCTTTCCGGCTTTTTTGTGCTTGCCCCCATGCCTCTGGGTGTAGTCATGGCCCAGAAGCTTGCCCCCGGATCCAGGGCCATGGCCGCCAGTCTTATGATGGGACTGGCCTATGGGCTTGGCGGGGTGATTGCGCCCGGAATCGGCTGGCTGGCGGATATTTTCGGACTGACTATCGTCCTTCAGTGCACGGCGTTTGTTCCTCTGGTTTGCCTTGTCCCCATTGCCCTGTTCCCTAAAATAAGATAG
- a CDS encoding radical SAM protein, whose product MADIVLIAPPIREFYLTKKRTIPYGLACIATQLEQAGFSCTIIDALARDKSKIIEYPEHFDHLIPHYGRTDLTFFSLFHHYRHFGYSFEHIANLVRQEKPFLVGISALFTPYFRQALDTARAVKLFWPNAFIVLGGHHATQFPSHCLENKEIDFLIQGEGEAPMVQLARVLKGRAPGTLPHPDDLIQISGIGFRQGHEIVLNPPSWADCPHGLDQTAMDKIDWHFYQRNKKAAITIVASRGCPFSCSYCAVSSSSNYAGFRMRPVKDVLDEITLQAKSKQIGFIDFEDENLTLKKSWVLELLGGIRQIFKGQETELRAMNGLFPPSLDKEILTAMKETGFKTLNLSVGSFSATQLKRFKRPDVREAHDRVLDMARELDMDCVSYLLGAAPGQTADTTLNDLLTLAAKRTIAGLSIYYPAPGSSDYALCERQRLLPHDFSLSRSTAFPVVDTTSRLEAVTLLRLARILNFLKAYVDQHGVLPKSLRANHISEIENSCHGELDRYKASILLIRMFLSDAVPRGMDYEGRIYHHPHSRELCKKFVQGLVQPPAAV is encoded by the coding sequence ATGGCGGATATTGTTCTGATTGCCCCGCCCATCCGGGAATTTTACCTGACGAAAAAACGTACCATCCCCTATGGGCTTGCCTGTATTGCCACCCAGCTTGAACAGGCCGGATTTTCATGCACCATCATTGATGCGCTGGCCAGGGATAAGTCAAAAATCATTGAATATCCTGAACATTTTGATCACCTCATTCCCCATTACGGAAGAACCGATCTTACTTTTTTTTCTCTATTCCACCACTACCGGCACTTTGGCTACAGCTTTGAGCATATTGCCAATCTGGTCAGGCAGGAAAAGCCTTTCTTGGTGGGTATATCGGCCTTATTCACCCCCTATTTTCGGCAGGCGCTGGATACGGCAAGGGCGGTAAAATTATTTTGGCCCAACGCATTTATTGTGCTGGGCGGACATCATGCCACCCAGTTTCCGTCACACTGCCTTGAAAACAAGGAAATTGACTTTTTAATCCAGGGAGAGGGCGAAGCCCCCATGGTACAGCTGGCGCGTGTGCTGAAAGGCCGGGCTCCCGGCACTTTACCCCACCCAGATGATTTAATACAAATCAGCGGCATCGGTTTCCGGCAGGGCCATGAGATTGTTCTTAATCCACCGTCCTGGGCTGACTGCCCCCATGGGCTTGATCAGACTGCCATGGATAAAATTGACTGGCATTTTTACCAGCGCAATAAAAAAGCCGCCATCACCATTGTGGCTTCAAGGGGATGTCCTTTTTCCTGTTCCTATTGTGCGGTGTCTTCATCCAGCAATTATGCGGGTTTTCGGATGCGTCCGGTTAAAGATGTTCTTGATGAAATAACATTACAGGCAAAATCCAAACAGATCGGGTTCATTGATTTTGAGGATGAAAATTTAACTCTCAAAAAATCGTGGGTCCTTGAACTTTTGGGCGGCATCCGACAAATATTCAAAGGACAGGAGACTGAACTGCGGGCCATGAATGGACTTTTTCCCCCATCCCTTGACAAAGAGATCCTGACAGCCATGAAAGAAACCGGCTTCAAAACCTTGAATCTGTCTGTGGGCTCTTTCAGTGCAACCCAGTTAAAACGCTTTAAACGCCCCGATGTCAGAGAGGCACATGACAGGGTACTGGATATGGCCAGGGAGCTTGATATGGATTGTGTCTCGTATCTTCTCGGGGCTGCTCCCGGTCAGACGGCGGACACCACCTTGAATGATCTATTAACACTTGCAGCCAAACGCACCATTGCAGGCCTATCCATTTATTATCCAGCCCCAGGCAGCTCTGACTATGCCCTGTGCGAAAGACAGCGACTGCTGCCCCATGATTTCAGCCTAAGTCGTTCCACAGCCTTTCCAGTGGTTGATACCACCTCAAGGCTTGAAGCGGTAACGCTTTTGCGCCTGGCAAGAATTTTAAATTTTCTTAAAGCCTATGTGGATCAACATGGTGTTTTACCCAAATCGTTACGCGCAAACCACATTTCAGAAATTGAAAACAGCTGCCATGGAGAGCTGGATAGATACAAGGCCAGCATCCTTTTAATCCGAATGTTTTTATCAGACGCTGTCCCCAGGGGTATGGATTATGAGGGCCGCATCTACCACCATCCCCACAGCAGGGAGTTATGTAAAAAATTCGTCCAGGGGCTTGTACAGCCTCCTGCAGCTGTTTGA
- the gdhA gene encoding NADP-specific glutamate dehydrogenase produces MGTIMDIVKGRDPYEKEFHQAVHEVAESVKPVLDKNPEYRHAGIMERIVEPERVIQFRVPWVDDQGRVQVNRGFRIQMNSTIGPYKGGLRFHPSVNLSILKFLAFEQVFKNALTTLPMGGGKGGSDFDPKGKSDFEVMRFCQSFMTELYRHIGHNTDVPAGDIGVGGREIGYLFGMYKKLKNEFSGVLTGKALNWGGSLIRPEATGYGSVFFADEMLATRNDNLKNKICLVSGSGNVAQYTTEKINHLGGKVVTLSDSSGYIYDEEGIDENRLQWIMYLKNVKRGRIKEYVEKYPKARYTPVDGSLDHNPLWDHKADCAFPSATQNEINAKDAQNLVNNGVFLVCEGANMPSTPEAINIFLDHKLLYTPGKASNAGGVAVSGLEMSQNSMRIKWSRDEVESKLKGIMQSIHHACLDAAEEYGTPGNYVNGANIAGFVKVADAMMDHGIV; encoded by the coding sequence ATGGGAACCATTATGGACATTGTCAAAGGCAGAGATCCTTATGAAAAAGAATTCCACCAGGCGGTTCACGAGGTGGCGGAATCCGTAAAACCCGTGCTTGATAAAAATCCGGAATACCGGCATGCAGGCATCATGGAGCGTATAGTGGAACCGGAGCGCGTGATTCAGTTCCGGGTGCCCTGGGTGGATGACCAGGGCCGGGTGCAGGTGAACAGAGGTTTTCGCATTCAAATGAACTCGACCATCGGTCCCTACAAGGGAGGGTTGCGATTTCACCCTTCCGTGAACCTGTCCATCCTGAAGTTCCTTGCCTTTGAGCAGGTCTTTAAAAACGCGCTGACCACGCTTCCCATGGGTGGCGGCAAAGGCGGGTCCGACTTTGACCCCAAGGGGAAATCCGACTTTGAGGTGATGCGGTTCTGCCAGAGCTTCATGACGGAACTGTACCGCCACATCGGCCATAACACGGATGTCCCGGCAGGCGATATCGGGGTGGGAGGCCGGGAGATCGGCTATCTGTTCGGCATGTATAAAAAGCTGAAAAATGAATTTTCCGGTGTGCTCACCGGAAAGGCCCTGAACTGGGGCGGCTCCCTGATACGGCCCGAGGCCACGGGCTACGGCTCTGTCTTCTTTGCCGATGAGATGCTGGCCACCCGGAACGACAATCTGAAAAATAAAATCTGCCTGGTGTCCGGTTCGGGCAACGTGGCCCAGTATACCACGGAGAAGATCAACCATCTGGGCGGAAAGGTAGTGACGCTCTCCGACTCCTCGGGCTACATTTATGACGAGGAAGGCATTGACGAAAATCGCCTGCAGTGGATCATGTACCTCAAAAATGTGAAACGGGGCCGCATCAAGGAGTATGTGGAAAAATATCCCAAGGCCCGGTACACGCCCGTTGACGGCAGCCTGGACCACAATCCCCTGTGGGATCATAAGGCTGATTGCGCGTTTCCTTCCGCCACCCAGAACGAGATCAATGCAAAGGATGCCCAGAACCTGGTCAACAACGGTGTGTTCCTTGTATGCGAAGGCGCCAATATGCCGTCAACCCCGGAAGCCATTAATATTTTCCTGGATCACAAGCTGCTCTATACCCCGGGTAAGGCATCCAATGCCGGGGGCGTTGCTGTATCCGGCCTTGAGATGTCCCAGAACTCCATGCGCATTAAATGGTCCAGGGATGAGGTTGAAAGCAAGCTCAAAGGCATCATGCAAAGCATTCACCACGCCTGCCTGGATGCGGCCGAAGAGTACGGGACACCCGGCAATTACGTGAACGGTGCCAACATTGCGGGATTTGTGAAGGTGGCCGACGCCATGATGGACCATGGCATTGTCTGA
- the ribB gene encoding 3,4-dihydroxy-2-butanone-4-phosphate synthase: protein MNQNPLKQFGNSQQRLQAGLDALRRGSGILVADDENRENEVDLIFGAHSLKVDQMAMLIRECSGIVCLCLPRAKVVQLNLCPMVKNNTSSYQTAFTVSIEAAIGVTTGVSARDRVTTIQAAIADDATPEDLHCPGHIFPLEAKPGGVLERAGHTEATVDMMALAGLPPYGVLCELTNPDGTMTRLPEAANFAIDNGLTMLTVEDIITYKRMAQHIKAS from the coding sequence ATGAATCAGAATCCATTGAAACAGTTTGGAAATTCCCAGCAGCGTTTGCAGGCCGGACTTGACGCCCTTCGTCGGGGCTCAGGCATTTTGGTGGCTGACGATGAAAACCGGGAAAATGAAGTAGACCTCATTTTTGGGGCCCACAGCCTTAAAGTAGATCAGATGGCTATGCTGATCAGGGAGTGCAGCGGCATTGTGTGTCTGTGTCTTCCCCGGGCAAAGGTTGTGCAGTTAAACCTTTGCCCAATGGTAAAAAACAACACAAGCTCATACCAGACAGCGTTCACGGTATCCATTGAGGCAGCCATAGGTGTCACCACAGGGGTTTCTGCCCGGGACCGGGTAACGACCATCCAGGCAGCCATTGCCGATGATGCCACCCCGGAAGATCTCCACTGCCCCGGACACATTTTCCCCCTGGAGGCAAAGCCCGGGGGCGTACTTGAACGCGCCGGCCATACCGAGGCTACGGTTGATATGATGGCCCTGGCCGGGTTGCCCCCATACGGGGTTTTGTGCGAACTTACAAACCCGGACGGCACCATGACCAGGCTACCCGAAGCAGCGAATTTCGCCATAGATAACGGCCTTACAATGCTCACAGTTGAAGATATTATAACTTACAAACGTATGGCACAACACATTAAAGCATCTTAG